The nucleotide window CGGGCTTCGGTGATGGAGGTGGTTGAGATCTTTCGTGCCAACACCGTTGATGTGGCCACCGACTCCCTGACGGTGGCGATGACGGGAGACGAAGCCAAGATCAACGCCTTTATCGAGCTGATGAAGTCCTACGGTATTGTGGAGATTGTCCGCACCGGACTGACGGCAATTGAGCGCGGTTCTCAAGCGCTGAAATCACATGAAAAAAGTGAAAAAAGTGAGGAGGAATCAGGAAATGGCGAAGATGTACTATGAGCAGGATTGTAACCTGGAGCTTTTGAAGGGGAAAACGGTGGCCGTGATTGGTTACGGGAGCCAAGGTCACGCCCACGCCTTGAACCTGCACGAGTCGGGGGTAAATGTGGTGGTCGGCCTCTATGAGGGTAGCAAATCCTGGAAAGCGGCGGAAGAAGCCGGGTTAAAGGTGGCGACCACGGCCGAAGCGGCCAAACAAGCGGATCTTATTATGATCCTGGTCAACGATGAGAAGCAACCCCGGATCTATGCGGAAAGCATCGCCCCCCATTTAAAAGCCGGGAAAAGCCTGGCCTTTGCCCACGGGTTCAATATCCACTACGGACAGATCGTGCCCCCGGCGGACGTGAATGTGTTCATGGTGGCTCCCAAGGGTCCCGGCCATACGGTCAGAAGCCAGTACCAGGAAGGAAGAGGGGTCCCGTGTCTGGTGGCGGTGTACCAGGATGCGACCGGTAACGCCAAGGAGCTTGCCCTGGCCTATGCGGCCGGGATCGGCGGCGCGCGGGCCGGGATCCTGGAGACCACTTTCCAGGAGGAGACCGAGACCGACCTCTTTGGCGAGCAGGCGGTGCTCTGCGGCGGCCTCTGTGAATTGATCAAGGCCGGCTTTGAAACGCTGGTTGAAGCCGGTTACCAGCCGGAGAGTGCCTATTTCGAATGTCTCCATGAGATGAAATTGATTGTCGACCTGATCTACCAGGGCGGATTGAGTTTAATGCGCTATTCCATTTCGGATACGGCCGAGTTCGGCGACTACACCACCGGGAAACGGATTATCACCGAGGAGACCCGGAAAGAGATGAAAAAGATCCTCCAGGAGATCAAGGACGGCACCTTTGCCCGGAAGTGGCTCTTGGAAAACCAGGTCAACCGGCCTTATTTCAACGCAAGGCGCCGGATGGAACAGGAAAGCCAGATCGAGCAGGTCGGCCGGGAACTGCGCAAGATGATGAGCTGGAACAAGTAATTACCGGCGGATTACGGCGCTTCGAAAAAGATAAAAAAATCGGGAGGAGCTTTTTTAAGCGGAAAGGAGTACCATGGCCAGACGAGTGTATATTTTTGACACAACGTTAAGAGACGGGGAACAGTCCCCCGGTTGCAGCATGAATATTCAGGAAAAGGTTGAAATGGCAAAGCAACTGGAGCGTCTTAAGGTTGATGTCATCGAAGCTGGCTTTGCCATTGCTTCACCCGGTGATTTCCAGGCGGTGAAAGCAATTGCCGAGAAGATTAAGGACTGTACCGTGGCCAGTCTGGCCCGGGCGCATGAGAAGGATATTGAACGGGCGGCCGAAGCGTTGCAACAGGCGGCGGATCCGCTGATTCACACTTTTATTGCCACTTCGGAGATTCACATGCAATACAAGTTGAAGATGACGCGGGAAGAAGTGTTGGAACGGACGAAAGCGATGGTGGCCTACGCCCGGCGCTTCAGTCCGAACGTGGAGTTTTCGGCCGAGGATGCGACCCGCAGCGACCCGGATTTTCTCTGCCGGGTCTTTGAGACGGCCATTGCCGCGGGGGCGAACCGGATCAATGTCCCGGATACGGTCGGTTACACCACCCCCGAGGAGTTTACCCGGCTTATCCAGTATCTCCGGGAGAAGGTACCCAATATTGACAAAGTTATCCTTTCGGTCCATTGCCATAACGACCTGGGAATGGCCGTCGCCAACTCGCTGGCGGCAGTCCGGGCCGGGGTCAACCAGGTGGAGTGTACAATCAACGGCATCGGGGAACGGGCGGGCAACGCCGCATTGGAGGAGATCGTGATGGCGCTGAAAACCCGCAACGACCTCTTTGATGTGGAGCTCGGGGTGGACACACGGCAAATCTACCGGTCTTCCAAACTGCTGACCAATATTACCGGGGTGGCGGTCCAGCCCAACAAGGCGATTGTCGGGGCCAACGCCTTCGCCCATGAGGCCGGGATCCACCAGCATGGGATCCTGGCCAACCGCAGCACCTACGAGATTATGACGCCGGAGTCGATCGGGTTGCAGAAAAACACGATGGTGCTCGGGAAACATTCCGGACGGCATGCCTTTGAAGAGCGGCTTAAGGCGCTCGGTTACACCTTGACCAAGGAAGAACTGGATGAAGCCTTCGCCAAGTTCAAGGTGTTGGCCGACAAGAAAAAGGTGGTCCACGATGCTGACCTGGAGGTTCTGGTCTCCCAGAAAAAGGTGGAGATTCCCGCCATGTACAAACTGGAACAGTTTGTGATCAACACCGGAAACACCTTTACGGCGACGGCTTTGGTCCGGCTGAGCAAGGGGAACGGCAATCCGGAGGTATTGGAGGAGGTTTCCACGGGCGACGGGCCGGTCTATGCCGCCTTTAAGGCCATCGAGAAGATTGTCGGGCATTCCTTTGTCCTTGAAGACTACAAGGTCCATTCGGTCACGGAAGGCCAGGATGCCCAGGGTGAAGCTTATGTGCGGATCCGGCGCAACGGGCGGATCTTTACGGGAAAAGGGGTCAGCACGGATATCTTTGAGGCCAGTGTCCTCTCGTATATTAATGCCATCAATAAGATGATCTACGAAGAAAAACTGGAAGCGCAGGCTTAGAAGCACAGGCTTAGGATGAGGGGTGATTGGTTTGCGGGTCAAGATTGATATCTTCGATTCCACCCTGCGGGATGGCGCGCAGGCGGAAGGGATCTCCTTCTCCGTCGAGGATAAACTGAAGATCGTGGCGGCCCTGGATAATCTGGGGGTTACTTACATTGAAGCCGGCAATCCCGGCTCCAACCCGAAAGACATGGAGTTTTTCGGACGGATGCGGGATGTTTCCCTGCGCAACGCGAAACTGGTGGCCTTTGGCAGTACCCGGCGGCGCGATATTACGGTGGATCAGGACAAAAACGTGCTCGCCCTTCTGAGCGCCGAGACACCCGTGGTCGCGATCTTCGGTAAAAGCTGGGATTTCCATGTGACGGAGATTATCCGGACCACGCTGGAGGAGAACCTGCGGATGATCGGCGAAACCGTTGCCTTCTTCAAACAGCGGGGCAAAGAAGTAATCTACGATGCGGAGCATTTCTTTGACGGATACAAAAACAATCCGGAGTACGCCCTCCGGACCTTGCAGGCGGCTTTTGACGCGGGCGCCGACTGTCTGGTCCTCTGCGATACCAATGGCGGTTGTTTCCCGGCGGAGGTTTCCGAGATTGTCCGGGTTGTCACGGATAAGTTCAAGACCAAGATCGGGATCCACACCCATAATGACTGCGGGCTGGCGGTAGCCAACTCGATTCTGGCCGTGGAGGCCGGGGCCACCCATGTCCAGGGTACCTACCTCGGTTTTGGGGAAAGGTGCGGCAACGCCAACCTCAGTACGATCATCCCCAATCTTCAATTGAAAAAGGGGTACTGGTGTATCCCGGAGGACCAGATGAAGAATCTGACCTACACTGCCCGGAAGATTGCGGAGATCGCCAACATCAGTTTGAATAAGCGGGAACCGTACGTGGGCAATTCGGCCTTTGCCCACAAGGGCGGGATGCATATCGACGGGGTGACCAAAGCCACCAGCTCCTTTGAGCATATCGACCCCAGCCTGGTCGGGAACAAAAGAAGGTTTCTCATGTCCGAGGTGGCGGGCCGCAAAACGATTGTGGAGAAGATTAAGGAGATCATCCCGCAGATCGACAAAGATTCACCGGAGGCCGAAAAGATCATCCAGCGGATCAAAGAGATGGAGCACGAGGGCTACCAGTTCGAAGGGGCGGAGAGCACGTTTGAACTTATTGTCCGTAAACAGTTGGGCAAGTATAAACCCTTCTTTGAACTGGAAAATTTCAAGCTCGTGACGGAGCAGCCCAAGTTGACGGGCTCTTCGGCCGCGGCGCTGATTAAGGTGAACGTGGACGGGAAATCAGAGATCACGGCCGCCGAAGGGAATGGTCCGGTGCACGCGCTTGACCGGGCCTTGCGGAAGGTTTTAGAGGTGTTCTATCCGGAGCTGTCCCGGGTGCACTTGACCGACTTTAAGGTCCGGGTCATCGATTCCAACCGGGCGACCGCCGCCAAGGTGCGGGTGCTGATCGAATCGACCGACGGGGAGTCGGTCTGGACTACCGTCGGGGTCTCCACCGATATCATTGAAGCCAGTTGGATTGCCCTTGTCGATTCCATCGAATATAAGCTCCTGAAGGAGCTGGAAAAAAAGATGAAAGTCTATCTATGACGGAGGAAAGAAAAATGGGAATGACCATGTCACAAAAGATCCTGGCCGCCCATGCGGGGTTGGAAACGGTCCGGCCGGGGCAGTTGATCGAGGCGGATCTGGATCTGGTCCTGGGTAACGACGTGACGACCCCGGTGGCGGTTCACGAGTTTCGCAAGACCGGTTTGACCCGGGTGTTTGACCGGAAGAAGATCGCCATTGTCCCCGATCATTTCACGCCCAATAAAGATATTAAAGCGGCGGAGCAGTGCCGCATGATCCGGGAGTTTGCCCGTGAGATGGGGATCGAGCACTACTTTGAGGTTGGGGAGATGGGGGTCGAGCATTGCCTCATCCCCGAGCAAGGCCTGGCGGTTCCGGGTGACTTAATTATCGGCGCCGATTCCCACACCTGTACCTACGGGGCCCTGGGGGCCTTCTCCACCGGGGTGGGCAGCACCGACATGGCGGCGGGGATGGCCACGGGCCGCCTGTGGTTTAAAGTCCCTTCCGCCCTGAAGTTTGTCCTAAAAAACAAACCCGGCCGGTGGGTATCGGGGAAGGATGTTATCCTCCACATAATCGGGATGATCGGGGTGGACGGTGCCCGGTACAAATCCATGGAGTTCGTGGGGGACGGTCTGGCCCACCTGTCGATGGACGACCGGTTTACCATTGCCAACATGGCGGTGGAGGCCGGGGCGAAAAACGGCATCTTCCCGGTGGACGAGAAGACCGTTGCCTACGTGCAGGAGCATGCGACCAAACCCTACCGGGTTTATGAACCCGATCCGGATGCGGACTATGATGAAGAGTATGAGATCGACCTCAGCACGCTCAAGCCGACGGTGGCCTTTCCCCACTTGCCTTCGAACACAAAGACCATTGACGAAGTGGGGGAGATCCCCGTTGACCAGGTGGTGATCGGTTCCTGCACCAACGGGCGGCTGTCGGATCTGCGCACCGCGGCGCAGATCTTAAAAGGGCGGAAAGTGAAGAAGGGCGTCCGGGTCCTGGTCTTCCCGGGGACGCAGCGGATTTACCTTGCGGCCCTGCGGGAGGGGATCATCGCCGATCTGGTGGAGGCGGGAGCGGTGGTTTCCACGCCGACCTGCGGTCCCTGTCTCGGCGGCCACATGGGGATTCTTGCCAAGGGCGAACGGGCGGTGGCGACAACGAACCGGAATTTTGTCGGGCGGATGGGGCATCCCGAGTCCGAAGTTTACCTGGCCAGCCCGGCTGTGGCGGCGGCTTCGGCGGTTACCGGTATCATTACGGACCCGGCCAAGTTGTAGGCCGGGCAGGAACGGGAAATGCAAAATTCCTGGAGGAGGTCTATGATGAAAGCGAAAGGGAGAGTATTCAGGTACCAGGATAATGTTGATACGGACGTGATCATCCCCGCCCGTTACCTCAATACGTTCGACCCCGAGGAGCTGGCGGCCCACTGCCTGGAGGATCTGGATCCGGAGTTCAGGAAAAAGGTGCAAGCCGGGGATATCATTGTGGCGGGCAAAAACTTTGGTTGTGGCTCCTCGCGGGAGCATGCGCCTTTGGCGATCAAGGCGGCGGGCGTCTCTTGTGTCATTGCCGCCACTTTCGCCCGGATCTTTTACCGGAATGCGATCAATATCGGCCTGCCGATTCTCGAGTGCCCGGAGGCGGTCCAGTGGACGGAGACCGGCGACGAGCTGGAGGTCGACTTTGACCAGGGAAGAATCGTGAATTTGACCAAAAACAAGGCATTTCAGGCCGAACCCTTCCCGGAGTTTATGAAGGAGATCATGGCGGCGGACGGCCTGATCAACCGTGTGAAGGCCGGCCGTTAGGATCACGTGAACAACAATCACGAGGTTTGGCGTGAAACGAAGGCTTTGGCTTGCTCAATACCAGTATTACCTCCAAGGGAAAACGGACGGAAGGATGGTGGGCCTGTGGGCAACTACAGAATTGCAGTGATTCCCGGGGACGGGATTGGTCCCGAGATTGTCGGCCAGACTTTACGGGTCTTGGACCAGATTGCCGATACCTACGGACATCATTTTGAGTATAAAGAACTGCTGGCCGGCGGCTGTGCCATTGATGCCACGGGCGAGCCGTTGCCGGAAGAGACGGTGGCGGAGTGCCGGAAGAGTGATGCGGTACTCCTGGGGGCCGTCGGCGGGGCGAAATGGGATCACCTGCCCGGGGAAAAAAGGCCGGAGATGGCGCTTTTGGGACTCCGGGGCCAGCTTGGCCTTTATGCCAATCTGCGACCGGCTTACTTGTATAAACAACTGCAGGCGGCTTGTCCCCTGAAGCCGGAGATCATCGGGGAAAGTATTGATTTGTTGGTGGTCCGGGAATTGACCGGCGGCATCTACTTTGGCCCGCGCGGCCGCCGCGCGACGGCGGAACGGGGGGAGGAAGCCTTTGACACCGAAGTTTACAGCGAAGCCGAAGTGGAACGGATCGCCCGGGTTGCTTTTGAAATTGCCCGCGGGCGGCAGCGGCGGGTGACCAATGTGGACAAAGCAAACGTCCTGGAAAGTTCCCGCCTGTGGCGGGCGGTGGTGACGCGGGTGGCCGCCGACTACCCGGATGTGGAGTTGAACCACATGTATGTGGACAACGCCGCGATGCAACTGGTGCGTAATCCGAAACAATTTGACGTTATCGTCACCACCAATATGTTTGGGGATATCTTGTCCGACGAGGCCAGTATGATTACGGGTTCCATCGGGATGCTGCCTTCGGCGAGTTTAGGCCAGGGGAATTTTGGTCTCTACGAACCGGTGCATGGTTCAGCCCCCGACCTGGCCGGACAGGACCGGGCCAATCCGTTGGCCACCATTTTGTCGGCGGCGATGATGCTCCGGTACTCCTTTGGCCTTGCGCAGGAGGCGGAGGCCATTACCAGCGCGGTGGAACAGGTCCTGGCTGCGGGATACCGGACCGGTGACATTATGAGTCCGGGACAGACCCTGGTCGGGACGGCGCAAATGGGGCAACTTGTTTGCGACTATATCGCCAAAGGAGACTAAACAATTAAGGTAAGGATAGGGGTGAGCCGATGCGGAGCGATTCAGTAAAAGTCGGTTTGGAGCGGGCCCCCCACCGCTCTCTTTTCAAAGCATTAGGTTTGACGGAGGAAGAGATCAACCGGCCGTTGATCGGGATTGTCAACGCCAAAAGCCAGATCGTGCCGGGCCATATGCACCTGGACCAGATTACGGCGGCGGTCAAGACCGGCGTGGCGATGGCGGGGGGAACGCCCATTGAGTTTCCGGCGATCGGGGTCTGTGACGGGATTGCCATGGGCCATATCGGGATGCACTATTCCCTGCCGACCCGGGAACTGATCGCCGACAGCATTGAGGCGATGGTCCTGGCCCATGGTTTTGACGGGCTGGTGCTCGTCCCCAACTGTGACAAGATCGTTCCGGGCATGCTGATGGCGGCGGCCCGCCTCGATATCCCGGCGATTGTTGTCAGCGGCGGGCCGATGTTGAAAGGGCGGATCGGCGAAAAGGAGATCAGCGTGACCGATATATTTGAGGCCGTCGGTGCTTATAAAGCCGGGAAGCTCAGCGACCAGGAGCTCACCGCGTACGAGGATGGCGCCTGCCCCAGCTGTGGTTCCTGCTCCGGTATGTTCACGGCCAACAGTATGAACTGCCTCACCGAAGCGCTGGGGATGGCTTTGCCCGGCAACGGGACGATTCCGGCGGTGTATTCGGCCCGGCTTAGGCTGGCGAAAGCGACCGGGATGCGCATTATGGAACTGGTGAAAAAGGATATTCGGCCGCGGATGATCTTGACCCCTGACGCTTTCCATAACGCCCTTTCCGTTGATATGGCGCTGGGCTGCAGCACCAATAGCATGTTGCATTTGGCGGCCATCGCTTATGAAGCGGGAGTCCAGTTTGACCTGGACCAGGTCAATGCCCTGAGTGCCCAAACCCCCAACCTGTGCCGGTTGGCTCCGGCCGGGCGGCATTTTGTAGAAGACCTGTACGCGGCGGGGGGCATCCCGGCCGTTATGAAAGAACTTTCCCGGAAGGGGCTGCTGAAGGAGGATTGTCTCACCGTCACCGGCCAGAGCGTCGGGGCTAACATCGCCGCGGCGGAGAATCTTAATCCCAATGTGATCCGGCCGGTCGATCAACCCTATGCGCCCACCGGGGGGATCGCGGTGCTCAGAGGAAACCTGGCCCCCAACGGGAGCGTGGTCAAGCGGAGCGCCGTGGCGGAAGCGATGTTGGTGCATGAGGGACCGGCCCGCGTCTTTGACAGTGAAGACGCGGCGGTGCAAGCAATTCTAGCGGGGGAGATCAGAAAGGGTGACGTGGTTGTTATCCGTTATGAGGGACCCCGCGGTGGACCGGGCATGCGGGAGATGCTGATGCCCACTTCGGTATTGGCCGGGATGGGCTTGGACGCCGAGGTGGCCTTGATCACCGACGGCCGCTTCAGCGGCGCCACCCGGGGGGCCAGTATCGGCCATGTTTCGCCGGAAGCGGCGGAAGGGGGGCCGATCGCCTTTGTCCGGGATGGCGACCGGATTGCCATTGATATGATCAAGGGCACCCTGACGTTAAAAGTTGACGCGGCGGAGCTGGAAAGGAGAAAGGAAGGGTGGACAGCGCCCCCGCCCAAGATTAACCGGGGATATCTGGCCCGCTATGCCCGGTTTGTCTCCTCGGCGAGCGAAGGCGCTGTTTTGAAAGGCTAACCGGAGGCCGCGCGGAGAAACGTCGCCTGACGACCGGCGCAGGCGGAGCCGGTTCCGAACGTAGACCTGAATACCGGGAGAAAAGGTGGTGTGTACATTGCGTTTAACCGGTGCTGATATTTTGGTGGAATGCCTGATTGAGCAGGGCGTCGATACAATCTTCGGCTTCCCCGGCGGCGCGGTGTTGAATATCTATGACTCGTTATATAAATATAAGGATAAGATCAAACATTATCTGACCTCCCACGAGCAGGGGGCGGCCCATGCGGCCGACGGTTATGCGCGGGCCTCGGGGAAGGTTGGGGTCTGCCTGGCCACGTCCGGCCCGGGTGCAACCAACCTGGTGACCGGAATTGCCACGGCGTACATGGATTCCAGTCCCATGGTGGCGATCACCGGCAACGTGCCTCTAAACCTGATTGGCAAGGATAGCTTCCAGGAAGTGGACATCACGGGAATTACGATGCCCATCACCAAGCACAATTTTATGGTCAAAAGGGTAGAGGACTTGGCCGAGACGGTCCGCCGGGCTTTCCAGATTGCCCGGGAAGGAAGGCCCGGGCCGGTGCTCATCGACATCCCCAAGGATATTACGATGCGGGAGTGTGAGTATGAGCCGCGCGTCACCGGTCAAATCGAGAAGAAGAGCGCGGTGAATACCGGGGCCATCGAAAAGGCCCTGGCGATGATCCATGAGGCGGAAAAACCCATGATCTACGCGGGCGGCGGGGTGATCGCGGCGGAGGCGGCCCCTGAACTGTATGAGCTGGCCGTAAAGATCAACGCCCCGGTTACCTTAAGCCTCATGGGGATGGGGGCCTTTCCGGCCACCCATGAACTCTATACCGGGATGATTGGGATGCACGGGACAAGGGCTTCCAACCTGGCTGTGACCCAATGCGACCTCTTGATTGCCGTCGGGGCCCGTTTCAGCGACCGGGTGGTCAGCAGACTGGACCGGTTTGCCCCGAAGGCGAAGATTCTCCACATCGACATCGATGAGGCTGAGATTAACAAGAATGTGCGGGTGGCCCACTACATTGTGGGTGATGTCAAGACGGTCTTGGCCAAGCTCATCGAAGGGATTCAACCCAAGGATCGTTCCCAGTGGCTCAACCATGTGCTGGCCTTAAAAGCCCAGAAACAACAGCCGGGGAATGGCGGGGAGTTGACTCCCAGGTATATTCTGGAAAAGATTTATGAACTGACCGGCGGCGAAGCGATCATCACCACCGAGGTGGGGCAGCATCAGATCTGGACCGCCCAGTACTATAAGTTCACACGGCCCAGAACATTAATCACTTCCGGCGGACTGGGGACCATGGGGTTCGGCTTGGGGGCTTCGATCGGGGCTTCCATCGCTTTGCCGGGGAAAAGAGTGATTAATATTGCCGGTGACGGCAGCTTCCGGATGAACCTGAATGAGCTGGCCACAGCGGTGGAGTATAATCTGCCGGTCATCGTGGTGATCATGAACAACCATGCGCTGGGCATGGTCCGGCAATGGCAGAGCCTGTTTTACGACAGCCGTTACTCCCAAACCACCCTGGACCGGAAGACCGACTTTGTGAAGGTGGCGGAGGCCTTTGGCGCGGTTGGTTTCAACCTGACGGCGCGGGAAGATGTGGAAAAGGTGCTCCGGGAAGCCCTGTCCCTCAACCGGACGGCGGTGATCAACTGCGAGATTGACCGGGACCATAAGGTCTGGCCGATGGTGCCGCCGGGGGCCGCCCTGGAAGACGTGATCGTCGATGAAACCGACCTCGTTAAGAATTGAGACGAAAAAAGCCGAGCGAAAACCTTTAATCCAGGTGGGGTTAAAGGTTTTCTTTTGC belongs to Capillibacterium thermochitinicola and includes:
- the ilvC gene encoding ketol-acid reductoisomerase; the encoded protein is MAKMYYEQDCNLELLKGKTVAVIGYGSQGHAHALNLHESGVNVVVGLYEGSKSWKAAEEAGLKVATTAEAAKQADLIMILVNDEKQPRIYAESIAPHLKAGKSLAFAHGFNIHYGQIVPPADVNVFMVAPKGPGHTVRSQYQEGRGVPCLVAVYQDATGNAKELALAYAAGIGGARAGILETTFQEETETDLFGEQAVLCGGLCELIKAGFETLVEAGYQPESAYFECLHEMKLIVDLIYQGGLSLMRYSISDTAEFGDYTTGKRIITEETRKEMKKILQEIKDGTFARKWLLENQVNRPYFNARRRMEQESQIEQVGRELRKMMSWNK
- a CDS encoding 2-isopropylmalate synthase, which gives rise to MARRVYIFDTTLRDGEQSPGCSMNIQEKVEMAKQLERLKVDVIEAGFAIASPGDFQAVKAIAEKIKDCTVASLARAHEKDIERAAEALQQAADPLIHTFIATSEIHMQYKLKMTREEVLERTKAMVAYARRFSPNVEFSAEDATRSDPDFLCRVFETAIAAGANRINVPDTVGYTTPEEFTRLIQYLREKVPNIDKVILSVHCHNDLGMAVANSLAAVRAGVNQVECTINGIGERAGNAALEEIVMALKTRNDLFDVELGVDTRQIYRSSKLLTNITGVAVQPNKAIVGANAFAHEAGIHQHGILANRSTYEIMTPESIGLQKNTMVLGKHSGRHAFEERLKALGYTLTKEELDEAFAKFKVLADKKKVVHDADLEVLVSQKKVEIPAMYKLEQFVINTGNTFTATALVRLSKGNGNPEVLEEVSTGDGPVYAAFKAIEKIVGHSFVLEDYKVHSVTEGQDAQGEAYVRIRRNGRIFTGKGVSTDIFEASVLSYINAINKMIYEEKLEAQA
- the cimA gene encoding citramalate synthase encodes the protein MRVKIDIFDSTLRDGAQAEGISFSVEDKLKIVAALDNLGVTYIEAGNPGSNPKDMEFFGRMRDVSLRNAKLVAFGSTRRRDITVDQDKNVLALLSAETPVVAIFGKSWDFHVTEIIRTTLEENLRMIGETVAFFKQRGKEVIYDAEHFFDGYKNNPEYALRTLQAAFDAGADCLVLCDTNGGCFPAEVSEIVRVVTDKFKTKIGIHTHNDCGLAVANSILAVEAGATHVQGTYLGFGERCGNANLSTIIPNLQLKKGYWCIPEDQMKNLTYTARKIAEIANISLNKREPYVGNSAFAHKGGMHIDGVTKATSSFEHIDPSLVGNKRRFLMSEVAGRKTIVEKIKEIIPQIDKDSPEAEKIIQRIKEMEHEGYQFEGAESTFELIVRKQLGKYKPFFELENFKLVTEQPKLTGSSAAALIKVNVDGKSEITAAEGNGPVHALDRALRKVLEVFYPELSRVHLTDFKVRVIDSNRATAAKVRVLIESTDGESVWTTVGVSTDIIEASWIALVDSIEYKLLKELEKKMKVYL
- the leuC gene encoding 3-isopropylmalate dehydratase large subunit, with the protein product MGMTMSQKILAAHAGLETVRPGQLIEADLDLVLGNDVTTPVAVHEFRKTGLTRVFDRKKIAIVPDHFTPNKDIKAAEQCRMIREFAREMGIEHYFEVGEMGVEHCLIPEQGLAVPGDLIIGADSHTCTYGALGAFSTGVGSTDMAAGMATGRLWFKVPSALKFVLKNKPGRWVSGKDVILHIIGMIGVDGARYKSMEFVGDGLAHLSMDDRFTIANMAVEAGAKNGIFPVDEKTVAYVQEHATKPYRVYEPDPDADYDEEYEIDLSTLKPTVAFPHLPSNTKTIDEVGEIPVDQVVIGSCTNGRLSDLRTAAQILKGRKVKKGVRVLVFPGTQRIYLAALREGIIADLVEAGAVVSTPTCGPCLGGHMGILAKGERAVATTNRNFVGRMGHPESEVYLASPAVAAASAVTGIITDPAKL
- the leuD gene encoding 3-isopropylmalate dehydratase small subunit, whose translation is MKAKGRVFRYQDNVDTDVIIPARYLNTFDPEELAAHCLEDLDPEFRKKVQAGDIIVAGKNFGCGSSREHAPLAIKAAGVSCVIAATFARIFYRNAINIGLPILECPEAVQWTETGDELEVDFDQGRIVNLTKNKAFQAEPFPEFMKEIMAADGLINRVKAGR
- the leuB gene encoding 3-isopropylmalate dehydrogenase, translating into MGNYRIAVIPGDGIGPEIVGQTLRVLDQIADTYGHHFEYKELLAGGCAIDATGEPLPEETVAECRKSDAVLLGAVGGAKWDHLPGEKRPEMALLGLRGQLGLYANLRPAYLYKQLQAACPLKPEIIGESIDLLVVRELTGGIYFGPRGRRATAERGEEAFDTEVYSEAEVERIARVAFEIARGRQRRVTNVDKANVLESSRLWRAVVTRVAADYPDVELNHMYVDNAAMQLVRNPKQFDVIVTTNMFGDILSDEASMITGSIGMLPSASLGQGNFGLYEPVHGSAPDLAGQDRANPLATILSAAMMLRYSFGLAQEAEAITSAVEQVLAAGYRTGDIMSPGQTLVGTAQMGQLVCDYIAKGD
- the ilvD gene encoding dihydroxy-acid dehydratase, producing MRSDSVKVGLERAPHRSLFKALGLTEEEINRPLIGIVNAKSQIVPGHMHLDQITAAVKTGVAMAGGTPIEFPAIGVCDGIAMGHIGMHYSLPTRELIADSIEAMVLAHGFDGLVLVPNCDKIVPGMLMAAARLDIPAIVVSGGPMLKGRIGEKEISVTDIFEAVGAYKAGKLSDQELTAYEDGACPSCGSCSGMFTANSMNCLTEALGMALPGNGTIPAVYSARLRLAKATGMRIMELVKKDIRPRMILTPDAFHNALSVDMALGCSTNSMLHLAAIAYEAGVQFDLDQVNALSAQTPNLCRLAPAGRHFVEDLYAAGGIPAVMKELSRKGLLKEDCLTVTGQSVGANIAAAENLNPNVIRPVDQPYAPTGGIAVLRGNLAPNGSVVKRSAVAEAMLVHEGPARVFDSEDAAVQAILAGEIRKGDVVVIRYEGPRGGPGMREMLMPTSVLAGMGLDAEVALITDGRFSGATRGASIGHVSPEAAEGGPIAFVRDGDRIAIDMIKGTLTLKVDAAELERRKEGWTAPPPKINRGYLARYARFVSSASEGAVLKG
- the ilvB gene encoding biosynthetic-type acetolactate synthase large subunit is translated as MRLTGADILVECLIEQGVDTIFGFPGGAVLNIYDSLYKYKDKIKHYLTSHEQGAAHAADGYARASGKVGVCLATSGPGATNLVTGIATAYMDSSPMVAITGNVPLNLIGKDSFQEVDITGITMPITKHNFMVKRVEDLAETVRRAFQIAREGRPGPVLIDIPKDITMRECEYEPRVTGQIEKKSAVNTGAIEKALAMIHEAEKPMIYAGGGVIAAEAAPELYELAVKINAPVTLSLMGMGAFPATHELYTGMIGMHGTRASNLAVTQCDLLIAVGARFSDRVVSRLDRFAPKAKILHIDIDEAEINKNVRVAHYIVGDVKTVLAKLIEGIQPKDRSQWLNHVLALKAQKQQPGNGGELTPRYILEKIYELTGGEAIITTEVGQHQIWTAQYYKFTRPRTLITSGGLGTMGFGLGASIGASIALPGKRVINIAGDGSFRMNLNELATAVEYNLPVIVVIMNNHALGMVRQWQSLFYDSRYSQTTLDRKTDFVKVAEAFGAVGFNLTAREDVEKVLREALSLNRTAVINCEIDRDHKVWPMVPPGAALEDVIVDETDLVKN